The Juglans microcarpa x Juglans regia isolate MS1-56 chromosome 2D, Jm3101_v1.0, whole genome shotgun sequence DNA window CTTTAAATGTGTAAACTCAGGCGACACTCAATAAAAAAGGCCATGTTCAACTTGTATGTCTCTCTTTCGTAATAATAAAGAGAGGATAAGATTATGCATTCCAACTCTCGTGTATGTCCTCtttttgtataaataaaaagaacagTGAGACAAGTCACGAATGTAATGATTATGAGTGGCGTTTATGAGCTACAGCCTACGGATAAAAATAATGTGTCAAGACGAGAGAAGTATTAAGTATATGATATCCGCCGTATACACGCGAATAGCTGCAGCATGCGAAGacaattacaattttttttaaaaaaatctaattgtaagcgattttaCGTATTAATACGTGCATtaattcaatatgattggtcagaaaatagatttgattgaaaacaatgctaatttaaatttagaatatgaaggcaacaatattAGTACGTAAATTGATActcaaacttgcttgtacatagcaaaactcttttttaaaaataccacataaaatataataaataatttaactttctcaaattctaaaataaaaataatattaacaaaataaaattttaacaatattttatttaactttcatctcatttcaactcactattcataAGACAGGTGAGGCTACCCACCTGCCTATATTTAACTCACCCAGGTCGTATATTTAATAATAGGtataaaaggataaaaaccTTAGCTTTCCTCAACTCCCTCTTCCCTCTTAATCCTTCTTGCCATCTGAAACCATCtttcaatatcttctctattctCCTTTTGCATCTCTTCCTTTGTCGCCTACCTCAATCCCAACCCTGCAACAGTGCAACACGTCATCTCCTCCTCATCCtccccattcttttttttttttttttttttttttccttttctcttatCTTCCTCCATTGCCTACGACATAGTCGTGGGTTTGCTCAGACCCACGACCACGACTAGTCGTGGTTCTCTGCTCCAAGCCAACTGCCACAACATGGTCGTGGGTTTGTTTAGAGAACCACTACCATATGATTGACTATGTTTATTTCGATTTTCGTTGGTTAATCAATATGAATTTTAGTTGGTTGGTTGTTATTTtggtttggttggattttggTTTGTTCAAATTTGGAAACAGTGGAACGGTCAAGCCATGGATTTGATGGTTTCTGTGCGTGGAGAGCCACAACCGTGGCCTTTTATAGATGGATTTGGAATATGGTCGATGGACTACACCACCCGTCGAATGGACGGGACCAGCCGACTAAGGCATATACGGAGGTGGGGACGGGGTGTGGGGGCCAAAAATGACTCCCCACCCAAGCAGGGGTGGGGGTGTGGGAAGGGTGGCTGCCACCCATGTAGGGTTGGTAGCACCTAGTAGGACGCTAAAACGTAGGAGGGCTCCCCGCCCATTGTCCAGCCGACGGGACGAAAACTACAAGTCGTGCACTCTTGTGACATAAACTAGATGTCGTCACCATAAACCTCTCTCGAGATCGACACTTCACCTTTCCCACTATCGGCCATTCCCTCTCTCTGCCCCTCAATAATGCTCGTACATGACCCACGTCTTCCCTCGCTGCTACAACCGGGGCGGCCAAGCATGGAAGCGGTGCATGTCCCTTGCGCAGCGCTGCACCACCATGTGCCAATTCAAGCCCATCCACGCCGTCTTCCTTGCCAACGGCCTCCACCACAACAACTACGCCGTTAGCAAACTCCTTTCTTTCTGCGCGCTCTCTGCCACCGGCAGCCTCTCTTACGCCTCCCTCATATTCAGCCATATCCAGTCTCCCAATTTGTTTATCTACAACACCCTCATTAGAGCTTACTCCCGCAGTTCACAGCCTCAACTTGCTCTTCATTACTTCCAGCTCATGCTGAAAGATACTAACTTATTACCCAACCGCCATTCTTTTCATTTCGTTCTTTTGGCTTGCGCGAATGCCAAATGGGTACTCGCTGGCAAGCAAGTTCACAATTGTGTAATAAAGAATGGTTTGGCTTTATTTGATGGTCATGTCCAGACTGCGATTATTAAATTTTACGGCGAGTGTAAGTTTTTGGATGCTGCCCGTAAAATGTTCGATGAAATTTCTTGTGTAGATGTTATTCAGTGGAATGTTCTTATGAACGCCTATGTTAAGTGCAATTTGGCGTCCAAGGCTTTGAAACTTTTCCGGGATATGTTGGTATCTGGAGCTAAGGCTGATGAATTTTGTGTAACCACCGTGCTTACAGCTTGTGCTCAGATGGGGGCGCTTTGGCAGGGGAAATGGATTCATGAGTACATTAAGAAGATGAAAGGGATGGAATTGGATGTGTTTGTCATGACAGCGCTGGTTGATATGTATGCTAAGTGCGGGTGCGTAGACATGGCTGAGGAAGTCTTTGAGGGGATGTCTAAAAGGAATGTGTTCTCATGGGCAGCCATGATTGGAGGGTTGGCGTTACATGGATATGCTAGGAAGGCTATCCATTGCTTGGAGAGGATGCAAGTAGATGACGGGCTAAGGCCTGATGGGGTTGTCCTTCTTGGGGTTCTTACCGCATGTACGCATGCAGGACTCCAAGAGGAAGGCCAATTGCTGTTGGATAACATGGAAGCTCGATATGGTATTAGGCCCAAACATGAACACTATAGTTGTATGGTGGACTTGTTATGTAGAGCGGGCCAATTGGAGCAAGCACTTCAGCTCATAAGAAGAATGCCAATGAAGCCACTTGCTTCTGTCTGGGGTGCTTTACTGAGTGGTTGTGGAATTTATAATAATGTTGATCTTGCAGAGCTTGCCGTTAGAAAGCTTCTAGTGTTAGAAAATGACGATGGGGCAGAAGGAGTTTATGTTCAGTTATCTAACATATATTTGGGTGCGCGGAGAGCTGAAGACGCACGTAGGATAAGGAGGATGATTGGTGATAGAGGTCACAAGAAAACACCAGGTTGTAGCATGATAGAGGTGGATGGCAAGGTGAATGAGTTTGTTTCAGGAGATGTGTCACATTTTAATAGAGCTCAGATATGTGCAATGCTAGAGCTACTGTCCCTTGAATTAGGTTAAGATCCTTGTTTGAATGAAGCAAAGGATTTGCATACAAATCATAGATAAGGATTTGCTTGTTCTTCTCACTCAACGCAAGGGTGTGTTTCTTCTTTTCACTCTAAACATTTCCCCATTGTTGTAAATTTGCGAATACGTTATGTCATTAACTTGGCTGCAAAAAACTCGGATTAAAGTTCAGTACTCTGGttaatttcacaaaaaaaacCCTCCGCTAGGCCAACACAAACAGAAAGCAAAACAGAACACGAGAAAAGTTATCTCCTTTAATGagaatatatacatacatccatacatTCATACACCATGTTTGAAAAACTTTCATTCTGACGATGAGGGAACAACAACAACATGCATTTCAGTGTTGTTGGGAGGAAGATGTAAGCGAAGGGGATAAAGTTTGCCATTCAAGGGATTGCGAGAACATACGAGAATATCACCGAGTCCTGTCTCTTCCTGCAACTTTTTCTTCAACTCCTCCACACCATTCCCCCTGAATGTAAAGGAGAGT harbors:
- the LOC121250955 gene encoding pentatricopeptide repeat-containing protein At3g28660-like translates to MTHVFPRCYNRGGQAWKRCMSLAQRCTTMCQFKPIHAVFLANGLHHNNYAVSKLLSFCALSATGSLSYASLIFSHIQSPNLFIYNTLIRAYSRSSQPQLALHYFQLMLKDTNLLPNRHSFHFVLLACANAKWVLAGKQVHNCVIKNGLALFDGHVQTAIIKFYGECKFLDAARKMFDEISCVDVIQWNVLMNAYVKCNLASKALKLFRDMLVSGAKADEFCVTTVLTACAQMGALWQGKWIHEYIKKMKGMELDVFVMTALVDMYAKCGCVDMAEEVFEGMSKRNVFSWAAMIGGLALHGYARKAIHCLERMQVDDGLRPDGVVLLGVLTACTHAGLQEEGQLLLDNMEARYGIRPKHEHYSCMVDLLCRAGQLEQALQLIRRMPMKPLASVWGALLSGCGIYNNVDLAELAVRKLLVLENDDGAEGVYVQLSNIYLGARRAEDARRIRRMIGDRGHKKTPGCSMIEVDGKVNEFVSGDVSHFNRAQICAMLELLSLELG